Genomic segment of candidate division WOR-3 bacterium:
GTTTTTGCTTCAATCGCGTAACGGAAAAAGTTTTTTTTGTCAAAATCTGAAGGCACCATCACTTTAAGACATTTATTCTCAGTCCTTTCAAATTTCAAGCCCTTTTCTTCGAGAATCCGGCAATAGACTGTTTCGTCTCCATCGACTTTTATTTCGACCGCATCCCGGCTTTTTTCCGCCATGGCAATTGTAGGTTCAACCGAGATAATTTTGCCTTTGTCTATTATCACTGCCTTTCCGCATGTGTATTCAATGTCTGGAAGAATGTGGGTTGAAAGAATTATGCTCATGTCGTGATTCTTAGATATGTCATTGATGAGGTCTAGCATCTCTTTCCTGCCTCTTGGGTCCAGACCCGCTGTAGGTTCATCCAAGAAAAGAAGTTCCGGATCGTGTACAATGGCCTGGGCTAATTTGATTTTTTGTTTCATGCCTGTTGAATAAGTCTGTACTCTTCTGTATCTCTGTTCCTCAAGACCAGCGTAAAAA
This window contains:
- a CDS encoding ABC transporter ATP-binding protein — its product is MSFSYGRVAALDGVTLKLEKGIYGLLGPNGAGKTTLMKIILGFLNPKKGTARVLGQDIKNNAKILKRKIGYMPESECLLPEVDGITLVEYLGELSGMPRVESMKRAHEVLFYAGLEEQRYRRVQTYSTGMKQKIKLAQAIVHDPELLFLDEPTAGLDPRGRKEMLDLINDISKNHDMSIILSTHILPDIEYTCGKAVIIDKGKIISVEPTIAMAEKSRDAVEIKVDGDETVYCRILEEKGLKFERTENKCLKVMVPSDFDKKNFFRYAIEAKTGIVRYSRIKSSLSDRFIRAVGKQEQ